In Anticarsia gemmatalis isolate Benzon Research Colony breed Stoneville strain chromosome 5, ilAntGemm2 primary, whole genome shotgun sequence, the following are encoded in one genomic region:
- the LOC142973407 gene encoding uncharacterized protein LOC142973407: MTMDVQNSYQNYKETSPDTKETNLNIESARTSQIKPEMQPTVLNQAKSSKRSFDVAFLMMPDEKVRPKPPERQLRVSKQLFHNEEWEQVPPKRIPEIYKHNDYSNENTMDLKDQDDDRICVNNNISPSFGSDINIDVGTDEYPSKTMYCSDSENSDRSRSRPNSNESAARQPKFLPEYKNKIFDDPTLISMQSRARYERYSEKSDMSPKSAFTKVSNFTMRSPNPSVSPDNLLYQNSVSPPLSAASPPSSSFNKSPGFNNLLSPAHLLNGSNFFKGQNVPSSSPNYPDSAVQQRSSGFNKGMEYQDKNESKTSQMSPNKLNFLPFRPEIPYLQAGSSYPFGVQNFQPPNSDFMKFPVPPREPVSPLIANPAAAILSTLLPPTLAAFSLPSQNVCAKCSISFRMTSDLVYHMRTHHKSESAIDPNRRKREEKLKCPVCNESFRERHHLTRHMTAHQDKEGDLDEVPAASNYSKKNKQFYPHNSSSLIHK, encoded by the coding sequence ATGACAATGGACGTTCAAAATAgctatcaaaattataaagagACGTCTCCTGATACTAAGgaaactaatttgaatattgAAAGTGCTAGAACTTCGCAAATAAAACCTGAGATGCAGCCGACAGTTCTGAACCAAGCTAAAAGTTCGAAGCGGTCGTTTGATGTGGCGTTCCTGATGATGCCGGACGAGAAGGTGCGGCCAAAACCTCCAGAACGTCAACTGAGGGTGTCCAAGCAACTTTTTCATAACGAAGAATGGGAACAAGTGCCGCCGAAGAGAATACCAGAAATATACAAGCATAATGATTACTCCAACGAGAACACCATGGACCTGAAAGACCAGGACGACGATCGAATCTGCGTGAATAACAACATATCTCCGAGTTTTGGCTCCGATATCAACATTGACGTCGGCACAGATGAGTATCCGAGCAAAACTATGTATTGCAGTGACTCCGAAAATTCTGACCGATCGAGAAGTCGTCCAAACTCCAACGAAAGTGCGGCGCGCCAGCCGAAGTTTTTACCTGAGTACAAGAATAAAATTTTCGACGATCCGACTTTGATCAGCATGCAGTCGCGGGCAAGGTATGAAAGATATTCGGAAAAGTCTGACATGTCGCCCAAGAGCGCTTTTACTAAAGTGTCGAATTTTACTATGAGATCTCCGAATCCATCCGTCAGTCCAGATAATCTTCTTTATCAGAACTCTGTGAGCCCACCGCTTTCCGCAGCCAGCCCTCCGTCAAGCTCGTTCAACAAATCACCTGGTTTCAACAATTTACTATCGCCCGCTCATCTTTTAAACGGAAGCAATTTCTTCAAAGGCCAAAACGTGCCATCATCATCGCCAAATTACCCTGATTCAGCCGTCCAACAACGTTCAAGCGGATTCAATAAAGGTATGGAATACCAGGACAAAAACGAATCAAAGACATCACAAATGTCTCCGAATAAATTAAACTTCTTGCCGTTCAGACCCGAAATACCATATCTTCAAGCGGGATCGTCATATCCATTCGGAGTTCAGAATTTCCAGCCACCAAATTCTGATTTTATGAAGTTTCCCGTACCTCCGAGAGAGCCAGTGAGTCCTCTGATAGCGAATCCAGCCGCGGCTATCTTGAGTACTTTATTACCGCCGACCTTGGCCGCGTTTTCTTTGCCGTCGCAAAATGTATGTGCGAAGTGCAGTATCAGCTTTCGCATGACTTCAGACCTGGTGTATCACATGCGGACGCATCATAAAAGCGAGTCTGCGATCGACCCGAACCGGAGAAAAAGGGAAGAGAAATTGAAATGTCCAGTGTGCAACGAGAGCTTCCGAGAAAGGCATCATCTGACCAGACATATGACTGCTCATCAGGACAAAGAAGGTGATTTAGATGAAGTCCCTGCTGCATCGAATTATagcaagaaaaataaacaattttatccgCACAATAGTAGTTCCCtcatacacaaataa